Proteins from one Niallia circulans genomic window:
- a CDS encoding helix-turn-helix transcriptional regulator, translating to MTREEIIFNVSEKMRLIRTEAGYTQDKMAEVIGLSKKTLVQIEKGRLYAGWSTVVAVCALFRETETVRFLFGNEPLEVLETVARDGMDYRKEKTLGGKVWWREADRKNGFILQQNIISQHFRIIDEDHFRIFSSFDEKESMERFQELSTAQS from the coding sequence TTGACAAGAGAAGAGATTATTTTTAATGTATCGGAAAAAATGCGCTTAATACGGACTGAGGCAGGCTACACTCAGGACAAGATGGCTGAAGTTATTGGTTTATCAAAAAAAACTCTCGTTCAAATTGAAAAAGGCAGATTGTATGCAGGCTGGTCGACTGTTGTGGCAGTTTGTGCTTTATTCAGAGAAACAGAAACAGTGCGTTTCTTGTTTGGGAATGAGCCGTTAGAAGTGTTGGAAACAGTAGCACGTGACGGCATGGACTACAGAAAGGAAAAGACACTTGGCGGTAAAGTATGGTGGCGTGAAGCAGACAGGAAAAACGGATTTATTCTTCAGCAGAACATCATCAGCCAGCATTTCAGAATTATTGATGAAGATCATTTCCGCATCTTTTCAAGCTTTGACGAAAAAGAGTCGATGGAGCGATTCCAGGAATTGTCGACAGCGCAGTCATGA